The genomic stretch CAATGGTGACCTTCGAAAGAACCGCGGGCATCTGAAGCTTTCTGTTACGTGGGCTGACGGACAGGTCACAGAATCATATTTGAAATGGTAACTATCCGGAGTTAAATAATCTAAATAAAGAAATGGCCGGTCTTATGGAGATTTCATACTCTGAAGACCGGCCATTTTTTTATCTGTTGTTTCTGCTCAGCTTATTGCAGTACTTTTATTATTTTCTTTGAGCTACTGTTCAAGACCTGCCTTGAAAGCTTTTATGTTGAGATCCAGAAGTTTCGCTGGTACAAGTTCATTTAAGACTGATTCCCAATCTATGTCCTCTAATCCCATTGCTTTTACTAGTGCTCCCAGAAGGACTACGTTCTGTGCCTTGATGTTTCCGAGACCTTCTGCAATTTCGCCGGCGTTGAATATCTTAAGGTCAGGAACTTCTTTCTCAAGCTTTTCAACTACTTCATCGGGGTATTTCGCTGCACCTGTAAGGACAGGCAGGGAGTATATCTCGAAATTATTGACGACGAGTCTCCCTCCCTTTTTGAGGTACTTAAGCCAGCGTACAGCTTCGACTTTTTCAAATGCCACCAGTACGTCAGCCTCTCCTTCAGGAACGACGGGAGATGCCACTTTTGTGCCAAACCTGACGTGTGTGGTAACGCTTCCCCCTCGCTGAGACATTCCGTGGATCTCAGACATCTTTACATCGTAGCCTTTGCGGACAAGCCCCTCTGAAAGTATTTTCGAGGCAAGTATGGTCCCCTGTCCGCCTACTCCAACAAGAAGGATGCTTTTGGT from Synergistetes bacterium HGW-Synergistetes-1 encodes the following:
- a CDS encoding indolepyruvate oxidoreductase subunit beta (Involved in the incorporation of exogenous aryl acids in the biosynthesis of aromatic amino acids: catalysis of the ferredoxin-dependent oxidative decarboxylation of arylpyruvates.) — encoded protein: MKKNDTKSILLVGVGGQGTILASKILSEGLVRKGYDVKMSEIHGMSQRGGSVTTHVRFGTKVASPVVPEGEADVLVAFEKVEAVRWLKYLKKGGRLVVNNFEIYSLPVLTGAAKYPDEVVEKLEKEVPDLKIFNAGEIAEGLGNIKAQNVVLLGALVKAMGLEDIDWESVLNELVPAKLLDLNIKAFKAGLEQ